The proteins below come from a single Chitinophaga pinensis DSM 2588 genomic window:
- a CDS encoding FAD-binding oxidoreductase has translation MEKRLANWGNYPAISCDETSFSQEDQIQDFISSHSSVIARGNGRCYGDASLASHSVSTLKYDKVLAFDIETGIFECQSGITLDQILNIIVPQGWFLPVTPGTKFITIGGAVASDVHGKNHHVDGSFSGHIINMDVITGNQETITCSANIEADLFWATCGGMGLTGIITRVKFGLKKIDTAYIRQKQIKAKNLEDLIRLFEEYKDYTYSMAWIDCLQKGDAFGRGILIVGEHATPQELSEQQRKAPLHLAQKRKLSMPFNLPSFTLNTLTVKAFNWLYYLKNTKREINNVIPYEPFFYPLDAILHWNRGYGKAGFVQYQFVLPLEKKDGLVAILKKISDAGLGSFLAVLKVFGKQDSLISFPMEGYTLALDFPVRKGLFEFLDQLDEIVLQYGGRLYLSKDARMKQEVFWQSYPNAQKFADIIKTYNGKKLFRSIQSDRLLLTQ, from the coding sequence ATGGAAAAACGGTTAGCAAACTGGGGGAATTACCCCGCTATCTCCTGCGATGAAACATCATTTTCGCAGGAAGATCAAATACAGGATTTTATATCCTCTCATTCGTCTGTTATCGCCCGTGGAAACGGTCGCTGTTACGGCGACGCTTCTCTTGCCAGTCACAGTGTATCCACCCTTAAATATGATAAGGTGCTGGCTTTTGATATTGAAACCGGCATCTTCGAATGCCAGTCCGGTATCACACTCGATCAGATCCTCAATATTATCGTTCCCCAGGGATGGTTTCTTCCGGTAACGCCAGGCACCAAGTTCATCACCATTGGTGGTGCGGTCGCTTCTGATGTACATGGAAAGAATCACCATGTGGATGGCTCCTTCTCCGGTCATATCATCAATATGGACGTTATTACCGGCAATCAGGAAACGATAACCTGTTCCGCCAATATAGAAGCAGACCTTTTCTGGGCTACCTGCGGTGGTATGGGCCTCACCGGTATCATTACCCGTGTGAAATTCGGTCTCAAAAAGATCGATACCGCCTATATCCGTCAGAAACAGATCAAGGCAAAGAACCTGGAAGACCTGATCCGTCTCTTCGAAGAATACAAAGACTACACATACTCAATGGCCTGGATCGATTGCCTGCAGAAAGGCGATGCCTTCGGCCGTGGTATCCTTATAGTAGGTGAACATGCTACCCCTCAGGAACTTAGTGAACAGCAACGTAAAGCGCCCCTTCACCTGGCGCAGAAACGTAAACTGTCCATGCCGTTCAACCTCCCGTCTTTCACACTCAACACACTGACTGTTAAGGCATTTAATTGGCTCTATTACCTGAAGAATACCAAAAGGGAGATCAACAACGTCATTCCTTATGAACCATTCTTCTATCCGCTGGATGCAATCCTGCACTGGAACCGTGGTTATGGTAAAGCCGGCTTCGTACAATACCAGTTCGTACTGCCGCTGGAAAAGAAAGATGGCCTCGTCGCTATCCTCAAAAAGATCAGTGATGCCGGTCTGGGATCCTTCCTTGCCGTATTGAAAGTCTTCGGTAAACAAGACAGCCTGATCTCTTTCCCGATGGAAGGTTATACCCTGGCGCTGGACTTCCCCGTGCGTAAAGGACTGTTCGAATTCCTGGATCAGCTGGATGAAATCGTGCTGCAATACGGTGGACGCCTGTATCTTTCCAAAGACGCCCGTATGAAACAGGAAGTATTCTGGCAGAGCTACCCTAACGCACAAAAATTTGCTGATATCATTAAAACATACAACGGTAAAAAGCTGTTTCGTTCAATACAGTCCGACAGACTGCTATTAACGCAATAA